The sequence AAGCGGTTGCCACTTCGGTGCTCACTCAGATGGCGAGCCAAAGGACAGAACTGAGCATGCCGATACCGTCACACGTCATCATGGCTCCACAGTCGCAGTCTGCTGGCAGATGATGTCACAGCCTGTGCGTGTGACACGGAGCTAACCGCGAACTCGCAGCCGGAGAGACTGACCATAACTAAGTCCCTGACGAGTGGGGGCCGataaggattttattttttctttttttttcaagtgagtTAAGGGCAGCTATGGCGCTTCTTACACTGCATAGCCTGTACAGATCCTGGCCCCCAGCCGCTGCCCTGCCATCGCCCGTCCCCGCAGGACGGCCGCGGATTGAGCGCTTTTCTCGATCCTTCAGTTGACGATCCGTCAACTCACAGAGTCATCCGAACACACAGAGCCTCACTTTGAAAAGCACCTTGAAAGGTTCACTTTCAGGTATCAGTTACATTAACACTAAACCTCCATGCTTGGTGGATCCCCTTGGCGCTTTCACTCTTCCAagtcccccccctccctcctcctcccctctcagcaaaggaaaacataGCTCTTGGGAAGCTGTGACATTTAGTCGTGCTgtcaatgtattttatttttaacagcatgCTGCTTCCAGGCATCTGCTCCCCCCTCTGCTCTAGCTACCTGAAACATTGCACCTTCGCACAAGAAGCTTCCTTGAGCTCTGAGGTTAAAGGGATCGAGGTTAGTCTTGTCACACACTAACTCCCAAGATGCCAGCGACAGATTTTGGACACGATGGGAGTGTAATCGCTGTAAATCGGTTTGTGCCCAACGGTCGGGAGAGGGGGACGTGGGGCCAGGGGGGAACACACGTGTTCCTGGTTACTTGTGCCGCACCGGGAGCTGCAGACGTTCACGTGCTGCTCTCGTAACGGGACGCTGTGGTTGCTGGAGAAAAGGTACCGTCTGTTCTAGCAGCGGAGGGGCTGCTCTCAGTCTTCCTTATAGTAAATTGGTGCTGATCTGCGTCGGCTGGGACCGGTGCAAAGGCGCTCTGGGAGGTACATGAAAGGATGAGCCGGCCCAGCAGGCGATAATAATGTGAGTCCCAGAATTCATCAGCTGCTCCCCGCTCCGCTGTACACCTTAGCAAACCAACCCCTCCATTTCCAAGGATCATCTCCTTTCCACATAACCTCGATGACCTTAATAACGGTGGCCTTAAATCATGAATTAGTTGCCTGTTCCAAGGGGAGGGAGCACTAAATAGTGTTTCTATTTGCCCGGTCTTTTACCTCTTCTTCCTGATTATCTTCCGCTCTCGGTGATGGAGCAGCCGTTGCTTCCCAGCCAGAGCAAACAAAGGATTCACAGAGCTTCCAGTTTCATAGGGCAGGTTAAAAACCCAGCCTTGACGTTGAAAGACGCTCGGAATCGGGTCCGCTTTCTTGCCGGGCGGGCGTAGCAtgcgtgtgtgtctgtgtgtgcttCCCGAGGCTGCCGCTGGCCCTGGGCAAGCCATTGGAGTTGATAGTTTGGAAATGGGAAGGGGTGCTGTGTGCGTTCGGGCTCTTAGAAGGAACCTCGTCAAAGTCCGTGGAGCTGCATCAGCCCTTGGTCTTCCCCTCCTTCTCGGGAGGTCCCTCCTCACCTGAGCTCTCGCCCACCTCAGGTTGCACTCGCCACTTTTGAGCCAAGTTTGTTTGTCAAAGTGATTTTGTTTGGCTTATCCAGACTTGGAAGGTTTCCAGGGAcagcaaaacccaaagcaaagtCTGAGCAAGGAACCGGATCCCGTTACGGACGGGGAAGTTCAGCGGTTTGGTTTTTCTATCGATGGGATCtgtcttctccccctcccctctttttcagtttttcctcgACTTTTTGGCAGTATTGACCGCAGCGTTTCCTGGGTTTGGTTTGTCTCAACGTGGTGCTGCTCTCGTGCTCTCCTGGTTTCTCGTGCTCATCTCGAGAGCCGCCTTGTGTGTAATCAGCGTCACTTCTGGCCTCGGCAGTTTGTGCTTCTGGTTCAGACCCTGCATAGCCCCCCCCAGACCCGCCTTTTGTTTCGGTAAAGCTGTTTCTGCAGAGTCTGGGTGTAGACAGATGTTTCGGCTCGGTATCCTGACACGGTATGTGTTTCTGCAGCGAGAGCGAGCTGTGAGAAGAGGACACAGGGGGTTTCGGCATGTCTTAAAAGCTGTGTGACCTGGACAAAAAGGGGTTTTGGCCAGGTGGAGGCACAGCGGGGGTTCAGGACCTTTTTGGGGGGCCGGGATCTAAAGCAGAGGTTCGCAGGAGGAACAAGatccagcctggctctgcttcttctcttggagctgctgctggaggcaggttCTAGAGCTGCGGCAGGGAACAGCAGAAAACCCTGTGCTCCTTTGTGTGACccaaaaaagtgtaaaaatgaGCCGTCTTGCAGCAAAGGGATTCGCTCTGGTCTTTGAATCCGCTCGGTTTGCTTCAGGGGGCTTTGAAACaagcatttctcttcctttctttgtccGGGAATAGCAGGAATGACAAAAATGTGTTGTAAACATATTTGCTTCGTCGCCCGGCAGCCGTTGGGTCCCTGTCCCTTGGTCAGGGCCTGGGAGCCCGGGAGCTGGGACGGTGTGCGGGGAGCGCGGTCGTGTGTCCGGCGGCACCAACAGCAGCTCACCAGCTCCTCCTAGGCTCACCAAGTGCTCGGCTCTGCGGAAAAACCCTCGCTGTCGAGGAAGAGTGTTCgttgaaagaagagagagaggaggaattGAGCTCTGGGCTGATCCCACCGCTCGTTCCTTGTTTGCTTCCCTTGTGGCGTCAGGGTCTGGTGGATGAGGCAGAGGCGAGGAGCAGCCGGTGGCTTTGCTGGTGGGGTTGGAAGGAGAAAGCGAAGGGTGACGGTAGAGAGGTACGAATCCAGGACAGTGAGACGCGCGGCAGCGTTAGCGTCGAATGCAGCAGCTTCCCCGACCCCTTGTTTTTACCCTTAGTGACTAAAAGTGACCCGATTTTGTGTGGTAGGAGAGCCGAGATCGCCCAGCCTGCCTGCGACTTGCCTGCGTCCCAGAAAAGGGCTTTCCCTGCTCCGACCCTTGAAACCTCGTAGCACCATCAGGCAGCGCGAGGTAGCTCAGACCTTGCCGGTGACGAGTGGGGGGATGCAGAGAGCGgcttttctccccatccctccgTGCCTCGCTGCTCCTGATCGGTGCTGCCccgctccagcacctccccgTCTCAGCTCCCCTCCGCCTGCGCGTGCTTAGTGTCTTGAAAAATCTGCAAACCCATGAAAACGCGGTTGTAAAGCTCCAAACCCGGGCAGCGACAATCGGGGAACAAGTGTTTGACTGTAccttaacattttcttttttttaatcgaCCAGGTTGCAGCTTTCCTGTGTCCCCTTCGGGTGTGTTTTACCCCAACAGCTTTCGATACCTGCACCGCTGCTGCGAAAACAGGTCCCGGAGCAGGTTTCAGGTCCCCGTTTCTCTTGCTGACAGCGTCCCTGCTTGCAGGGAGGGAGACGGGTGGTGCGAAGCAGGAATCCTCCCAATGAGGCTGAGCCTGTGATGAGGAAGGTGGCCAAAAAACGCAGCGTGACCCTTAGCTAACACATCCCCCCGCCAGCCTCAGGCATCGGGGGGATTCTCCGGTCCCATCCCGGTGCGTCCCAAGCCCTAAACGTCACTTTGGGGCACATGGGTGAGGTTCCTCCCTTGTTGGTGCCCAGCAGAGACGATGCTGAGCCGGTCTTAAACCTCAGAAGGAGCTGAACGTCACCACGCCGGGGTGGCTGTCACTTTTCCAGCGGGAGGgacaggtttggtttttaagaGGTGACTCTTTCCGGGCTTTTCAGAGAGGAGGGTACATGGAGACGCACGTTTTCCACCAACGCTTTTTCCAGCACCTCCACGCTGATGGAGCGGCCGCGCGTGGATACGTCGGGCTGCCCAGGTAATTAAAAGCCGGCTGCTGGAAAGACGGGGTCggtgtgggctcctctcccgGAGCCGAGCTCCCCGCGCCGCTCCCGGGGAGCCTTTGGGCTCCGAGGCGTGGAAATCCCCGCTGAGCGCTTCAGACAGCTCCCAAGAGCCGAACGGCTGCTGGGTTTCTGCCCCGCAtcatctcctccttcctcctcgcCTCTCTTGGAGGCAGTTTCTTCTCCAGGCCAGTGTGGCAGTAGCTGTAGAGGACGTGCTTcggttttggtggtggtgaggggctggttttggttgggaaGATGGACGTTCCGGCAGGTCGGTGATGCAGGGTTCCCCCCAGACCCGTGAGGACGGGCAAGGGTGAaggtggctttttcttttcctccttcccatgCTGGTTCAACTCTTGCTTGAAAACTTTGCGGACGTCTTTGGGtggggcaaaaaaacccccagatttCTGCTCTAGGatgatttctctgcttttcagaggCTCCCGGGGGATGGCAGCCACCCGGCCGGCTCCGCTCGGCAGCTCACCGGGCACCTGCACTTTCCTCTGCCAGCCCTCGGGCCTCGGCCGCGGTGCCTTAACCGAAACCCCAGTTAGTGCCGGTGTCAGTCCTGTGGCTTCCCACGCGTCTTCCCCCAAATCCCATCTCTGCGGTAGCGGTGTTCAGATCGCCTGGgatctccttccctcctccgTGGCCTGATGGACGTGGGGAGAGTGACATTCGGGCTCCTCGCAGGAGCGTGGAAAAGCCCCACAGGGTTTAAAGGTCGCGTTTAGGTTGGGATGGAGCCGGGGAGAGCCCCAACGGTGTCATCGGCCGTTCGGAGTCGGGGGTTTTATCGATGTAATGTCGAATAGAAACAAATGGCTGAAAAACACGTCCCGGGGCAGCCgttcccccgccccggggcgaTGCTGAACCCTGGGAGGGCTCGTGATGGAGGGgagctccctcctctccctccggCGGAGATGAAGATCTCCTCGTCCGCCCCCAAATCCCTTGGGatgaggggggctgggggggtttGGTGCCGCCTTTTCCCCCCAGACTGGCTCCTTGGTTCCGGATTTCGATGGCTCAGCCGGGAAATTGGTCATTTTTGGACTTGCGGACCTGTTTCTGTTTGGTTCCCCCCTGGTTTTGTGCACGCGCGGGCTCTGGCAGCGGTGATGCTCTCCGGCCCCGAAACGAGCCCAGGAGGTGACGGAGGGACCCGATGGGACACGGGACCCCATCCCCCCCAGCTGCTTTGTAGGGCGAGCTTTGACGATCAAtaacggaaaaaaaaaaacccaagaaaaaggaaattcccCGAAAAGCGTAACCACGAGGGTGTAGtatctataaaaaaaaatacatatctaTGAGTATATACAGACCTATATAGACATATATCAACTTCCTGAACGGATGCGCAGCTCCTTACGCAACGAAATGGTTTTCTAGCTGTAACCCCTtcccgcggcccccccgggccccgaGGGACCCCCCCTCCGCACGGGCTCCTGTGAGCGGGTCCTCACAGCCCCCGCGGGggcctggggacacggggggaggcgggggagggggggacacgtcccagccccccctcccccagccgcGTCGTACCAAACATGTAATGTGCCTTTTATTTATGCTGCaaatataacattaaaatattaccCAGGAGATGGTGGCTGCCGCCCTCTGCTTCGCGGGGGGGCCCGGAGCTGGCTCGGTTGGGGACAGCCCTGGTGTCACCTGTCCCAGGGACACCCTTGGCTGTCACCTGCCCGGGGGGACACGGTGTGGTTGTCACTGGGTAGGGGGTGACAGTGCCGGCTGTGACAACCCTCAGCCCTCCCCTGGGTGACACCGTCCGGCCGTCggccctgcctggggacaccGCGGAGCTGTCACCCACCTGGGTGACACAGCGGGTGAGCCTGCTTGGGGGGGAGGACGGCACGGGGACGCCGCAGTGGCCCGGGACACCCTCGGGAGGAGCGTTTGGGGCGATTTCGGCCGGTTTGGGGTCGGAAAGAAGGGGGGAAACCCGGGGAGCGGCggagccggggccgccccgTCGGGGCTGCAGGAGCGCGGCGCGGCCACGGGATGGCGGCAACGAAccgcggcggagcgggcgggggccggggcccggtgcgggccgggccgggccgggggtcccggggtggggggccggtgcaggggagggggccCTGTCTCCGGGGGTCCTGGGCCGGGGGTGGGGGCCGGCGCGGGGTCCTGGTTTCGGGGGTCCCGGGGACGGGACGGGCGGTCTCGCTGCGGCGGTGCGGGCAGCCCCGGTGGTGCCGGTAGCCCCGGTGGTGCCGGTTGAGGGtcccgggcggggcggggggtgtgGGGCCGTCCCCGTCCATCCGTCCGTCCCCGGGGGCGGCTGTCGCGGCTGGTAAATGGGTCTCATTAGcggcgacggcggcggcggggccaggATTGATCCCCGCAATCTCCCgctcccccgggacccccccggcggcccggcccggcccggctataagaggcggcggcggcggcggcgggcggcgggggcgatGGCGGAGCGgctggcgctgctgctgctgctgctggcggggGCCCTGCGCGCCGCCCGCTGCTGCCTCGGGGCCCCCGaccccgctgccggccccgaCCCCGACCCGGTGAGCCCCGGCCAGCGCCGCGCCGtcggggccgggcagcgggaAGCGCCCGGGGTGAGGGAACGGGCTTGTCGGTTTTGGGGggtcgggggtggggggtgtccccCGGGCCCGGGGCTGCCGTGACCCCCCCCGTCCGACCCCTCCacaggccgccgccgccgccctggcCGCGCTGCTCCGCTCCCTGCAACGCCCCGGCCGCAGCCCGGGCTCCCTCCTCCAGCCGCAGAGGTGAGCGGGACCGGGGGGccccggggtgcggggggtccGGGGGCACGGGGGGTGCAGGAACAccgggggggtctgggggcaccGGGGGAATCCGGGGCGCTGCGCGGCCGTCGAGGGAGCCGCGTGtttggggacaccgggggggaATCCAGGGGTGGGGAAGGACCTGGGTGGTCTGGGGACACCTAAAGGGGACGCGTGGGTGGCCTGGCCGGTGCCGGATGGGGGTCCCTGGTGGTGTCCGTCTGTCCATGCACATCCCACGGCTGGCTGTTCCCATCCATCTCATCTATCCAGCCGTGAGTCTGTCCATCCCTGTCCGTCCCACTGTCCCCATCTGTCCATGGCACTGAGTCTGTCCCCttccgtctgtctgtctggcCCCAGTCCTGCATCCTTATCCGTCCCTGTCCATTTGTCCATCCCCTTCCATCCCTCTGGATCCCCCTCTGTCCCCTtttgtccctctgtccccatccATCTGTACCCGTCTGTCCCCGTCCGTCTGTCCCCATCGGCGGGTGTCAGCGGTGCGGTGTCCCCGCGGCAGGTTcgggcgggggctgcaggggggggCCCAGGCCCAGCTCAGCCCCCGCAGCTGGGaccccccggccgccccgttCTGGACCATGGCGACACCGCAGCGCTTCGGCCGCCGCCGCTGAgcgtccgtctgtccgtcccGCCGTCTGCCCCGGGAGCCGTCTGTCTGGAAAGCCGTCTGTGAGTCCATCCTTGAGTCCGTCTGTCCGTGGGTCCATCCGTCACCCAATAAACTGCTGCCGCTCACCCCCTGAACGCTCACTCTGGTTTTGCCcctgggggacaagggggggACCTTCCCCCTTTctgccccccaacaccccacaactgcccccccccagtgccccccagcccccccaaaagACACCAACGCGGGGAGTTTACAAACCCCCCCAGCTTTATTCCCGGGGGCTGGCTGGCACCCAGGGACCCTCCTCACCCCCGGGGGGGCCAGGACGGAGGGTGGCCCTGGGCCCTGAGGTCTGTCCGGGCTCCGTCTGGGGGGCCGCGTGtctgtccgtctgtctgtcAGCAGGTCCGGGTGCCCACAGGGTGTGTCAGTGGGGCCGGGTGTCTGTCTGGGTGTCCGTGGGTGGGTCCAGGTGTCCACCAGTGGGCCCAGGCATCTGTCCAGAAGTCCGTGTGTCGGTCGGTGAGTGCAGAGGTCCGTTTGTGGGTCTGTCGGAGTGTCCGTGGGTCCGTCCGGGTGTCGGTGGATGGGTGCGGGGGGGCTCACTTGCCCCCCGCCATGATGCGGAGGTACTGGAGGGCGTTGCGGGCGGCCTGGGAGCGGGCGCCGTCGCGGGAGGGGGCCGCGCCGTGGCACACCGTGGCCGGCTGCGTCGACAGCTCCACCAGGCACTGGTGCAGCCCGCTGAGGCTCAACGCatctggggggggacacggggacgggcCGCTGtcaccccagaccccccccccaaaccacccaCAACACCCCCGAGCCCAGgctggggcacccatggggtgcccggggggggggatgcCCGTGGGGCGGGGGCTCACCGATGTCGAGGTAGCTGATGGCGAAGCTCTGCTCCTCGGAGAGCTCCTGCAGGAGGGCGCAGGCCCccgcacccatgggtgccagcGGGTGACTCCGCAGCTGCACAATCTTCTCGCCCGCCGAGTTGCGCAGGGAGTCCCAGGTGCAGCCGGGTGctcggcccc comes from Ciconia boyciana chromosome 27, ASM3463844v1, whole genome shotgun sequence and encodes:
- the NPFF gene encoding pro-FMRFamide-related neuropeptide FF, with the protein product MAERLALLLLLLAGALRAARCCLGAPDPAAGPDPDPPRARGCRDPPRPTPPQAAAAALAALLRSLQRPGRSPGSLLQPQRFGRGLQGGAQAQLSPRSWDPPAAPFWTMATPQRFGRRR